In one Drosophila pseudoobscura strain MV-25-SWS-2005 chromosome X, UCI_Dpse_MV25, whole genome shotgun sequence genomic region, the following are encoded:
- the LOC26533034 gene encoding uncharacterized protein produces the protein MPFKRKSRKYICESKHINKSTSNINIIDKKMDLQLNKLDGINNLDKKIDIMINKLDRNTAEMVALRSEIGSIKAKVCGEIRKPKVVLPCQPLTTIEELDHFEHNLQEESFFKNVIAELMMSGEKAFDKWIRSSWRSIVSDEVARQCSWRGTEEKKCIRGLRITLAIRTGFKERFSLEDADFDRITQKFFQYAQDRVSKEKKQIKFNSLI, from the exons atgccATTTAAGCGTAAaagcaggaaatatatatgcgaATCGAAGCATATCAATAAAAGTACATCGAACATTAATATTATTGACAAAAAAATGGACCTTCAGCTTAATAAACTAGACGGAATAAATAACCTGGACAAAAAAATAGACATCATGATTAATAAACTGGACCGAAACACAGCGGAAATGGTGGCTCTTCGTTCCGAAATTGGCTCCATTAAGGCGAAGGTTTGTGGTGAGATCCGCAAACCCAAAGTAGTTCTGCCTTGCCAACCGCTCACAACCATAGAAGAATTGGATCATTTCGAGCATAACTTGCAGGAAGAAAGTTTCTTCAAAAATGTG ATCGCAGAGTTAATGATGTCGGGCGAGAAAGCATTCGACAAATGGATTCGGAGTTCTTGGCGTTCAATTGTGTCCGACGAGGTCGCACGACAGTGCTCTTGGCGGGGCACAGAGGAGAAAAAGTGCATTAGGGGCTTGCGGATTACTCTAGCCATCCGTA CGGGATTTAAGGAAAGATTTTCGTTAGAAGACGCCGATTTCGACCGAATCACGCAAAAATTTTTCCAGTACGCCCAGGACAGAGTGTCGaaggagaaaaaacaaattaaatttaattcactaatataa